The genomic segment CCTCTTAAGGGCAAGCAGCGGATCCTGCATTCGCTGATCTTGGTGGGACTCTACCAGCTCCTCTATACCCGGGTACCGGATCATGCAGCGGTTACAGAGACAGTCAATGCCAGTAAGCTGGTTAACTTCGCAACCTTGCGTGGGCTGGTCAACGGAGTACTGCGTAACTTTATGCGCAACCGGGATGAGCTGTGCGAAAGCACCGATCAAAACCCGAACGCGCGCTTGAGCCACCCCCAGTGGTTGAGTAACAGGATCAGGCAAGCCTATCCGGAGCAGTGGCAAGACATACTCGAGGCCAACAACCAGAAACCACCGATGTGGATTCGGGTCAATACCGCCAAAGTCAGTCGCAGCGACTGGCTGGAGCAGCTCACGGAGCAACAGCTTGAGGGTGAATCCTCTGAACTTGCCAGCAGTGCGGTTCAGCTTGCCCAGGCCACCGATGTAGAAAAGTTGCCGGGATTCAGCGAGGGTCGCTGCTCGGTACAGGATGCAGCGGCGCAGATGGCGGCCCTATTGCTTGAAGCGGCACCCGGTGAGCTGATTCTTGATGCCTGTGCAGCCCCCGGCGGCAAAACCATCCATATCCTGGAGTCGCAACCACAACTCAAGCAGATGGTAGCCGTGGATAGTGAGGCGGACCGCCTGGAACGGCTCCAGGAAAACCTCGGGCGCAGTTGCTACCAGGCCAAGGTACTGCAAGGGGATGCTTCCAAACCACAACAGTGGTGGCAGGGCGAGGCTTTTGACCGCATCCTGCTGGATGCGCCCTGCTCGGCAACCGGGGTGATCCGTCGTCATCCGGATATTCGCTGGTTGCGTCGTGATACGGATATTGATGAGCTGGTGAAACTCCAAGCCTCGATTCTGGATGCGATGTGGCAGCAACTCAAGCCAGGCGGCACCCTGCTGTATGCGACCTGCTCCATCCTGCCCCAGGAAAACAGCCTGCAGATCGAACTGTTCCTGGAGCGCACCGATGATGCCAGACTCTGCCCGCTGCCCCAACAGTCTGACCCTAAGGCGATCGGCTGGCAAATCCTGCCAGGAGAGCAGGGAATGGATGGATTTTATTACGCAAAACTGCAAAAGATGGAAGCCTAGACCATGAAGATCACCATTCTCGGAGCCGGACAGGTCGGGGGCACCCTCGCAGAACACCTGGTGAACGCCAACAACGATATCACCCTGGTGGATACAGATATGGATCGCCTGCGGGAGCTTCTTAACCGTTATGATCTGAGAGTGGTGTGTGGCCATGCGGCAAACCCGGAAGTCCTGAGGGATGCAGGGGCCCGGGATGCGGATATGCTGGTTGCGGTCACCAATAGTGACGATACCAACATGGTGGCCTGCCAGATTGCCCAGACCCTGTTCCACACCCCGAAGAAGATCTCACGCATTCGCTCCGAGTCTATTCTCAAGGAGCAGGAGCAGCTGTTTCGCTCCGATGCGATTCCCATCGATCATGTCATAGCTCCTGAGCAGCTGGTGACGGACCATATCCGGCGCCTGATTGAATACCCGGGCGCCCTGCAGATCGCTCATTTTGCCGAAGGAAAAGCCAGCCTGGTGGCGGTTCGGGCTTACTACGGGGGGAGTCTTATTGGCCGACCGATTGCCGCCCTGCGCGAACACCTGCCGAACATAGATACCCGGATCGTCGCCCTGTTCCGCCAGGGGCGTCCCATCTCGCCCCGGGGCACCACGGTGGTTGAGGCGGACGATGAGATCTACTTTGTCTGCTCCACCAGCCATATCCGTGCCGTGATCTCCGAGTTTCAACGGCTGGAGCGGGGCTACCGGCAGATCATGATCGTCGGGGGCGGCCATATAGGGGCCAACCTGGCCCATCTGCTGGAATCGCGCTACACGGTCAAGCTGATAGAGCAGGATCCCGACCGTAGCGAACTGCTCTCGGAGCAGCTGCAGAGCAGCACCATACTGTGTGGCGACGCGGCCGATCAGAGCCTGCTATCGGAGGAGCATATCGAGCAGGTGGATATGTTTATTGCGGTCACCAATCAGGATGAAGCCAACATCATGTCCTCGATGCTGGCGAAGAAAAACGGGGTACGCCGGGCGATCGCACTGATTCAGAACCAGGCCTACCTGCAGCTGGTCCAGGATGATGTCATCGATATCACCATCTCTCCACAGCAGGCAACCATCTCTGAGCTGCTCTCCCACGTGCGCCGGGCAGATATCGACGCTGTGTTTTCACTGCGAAACGGCACCGCCGAAGCCTTCGAGGCCGTTGCCCACGGTGATAGCAACACCTCCAAGGTGGTAGGCAGGGCGATCGGTAAAATCAAGCTTCCCCATGGGGCAACCATAGGTGCGGTGATCCGCCACAAGAAGGTGCTGATCGCCCATGATGACATCATCATTGAGCCGGAAGACAGACTATTGCTGTTTCTAATAGACTCAGGCTGCATCGCTGAGGTTGAGCAGCTGTTCCAGCCCAGTGCCCTGTATATCTAACCCCTTACTCAAGAGCATGCCGGAAGAAAGTGTGCTCTAACGCCCACAAAATAGCGGCTATCGTGCACAAAACCGCCAGACACTCCGTTTAATTTGGCAGCTCAGGCTGCATGCTGGTAGAATTTTGCCTCTTGGCAACAGGCTTTGTCGAACGGCTGATGAGGACGCCAACATCAATTCTAAGATTACTAAACGGACAAGACTATGAATCTATCTGGACATTCTCGCAGGCTGCTCAACAGCTATCCGCAACTGGCAGTTGACGCACAGAGCTACCAGGTTCTCTACTCGACCAAGGCATTCAAAGAGCGCATCCTGGAGCTGATTGCAGCAGCGACCCAGCGGATCTATATCGTCGCCCTTTATCTGGAAGATGATGATGCCGGACGCGAGATTCTGCGCGCCCTGTTTGAAGCGAAACAGCAGCGCCCCAACCTGGATGTTCGGGTCTTTGTCGATTTTCACCGGGCCCAGCGCGGCCTGATCGGCCAAAAAGAGTGTGCCGGTAATCGCCAGATGTACCAGCAGATGGCCGCCGAGTATCAGCACCCTATCGATATCTGTGGGGTACCGGTTAAGAGTCGTGAGCTATTTGGCGTTCTGCATCTCAAGGGGTTTGTGTTTGATAATACGGTGCTTTACTCGGGTGCCAGCCTCAACGATGTTTACCTGCATCAGAGCAGCAAATACCGCTTCGATCGCTATCACCAGATAGGAAGCCAGCCACTGGCCGACTGTATGGCCAATTTTGTGCTGCGCCACTTTTCTGAAAACCCGGCGGTGCGCTCGCTGAACGATACCCAGATCCCAACCGCCAAGCAGCTCAAAAAAGAGATCAAAGAGTTTCGCCAGCAGATGCGTCGGGCCCACTACCAGTTCCAGGCCGAAGCAGTCACCCAGGGCGAATTCGGCATCACCCCGCTGGCGGGGATGGGTAAACGAGGCAATCACCTCAACAAGCTGATCCGTCACCTGATTCGCTCTGCGCGCCAGGAGATCTTCATCTGCACCCCTTACTTCAACCTGCCCCGCCCGCTGGCAAAAGAGATCTGTAAGAAGATGCGCCAGGGGATCAAGGTCACCCTGGTGGTCGGTGATAAGACGGCGAATGATTTCTATATTCAGCCGGGTGAGAAGTTCACCACCATAGGCGGTCTGCCCTACTTCTATGAAACCTATCTGCGGCGCTTTGCCCAGGCCAATGAGCACTTCATCCAGCAGGGGCTGCTCAACATCATGCTTT from the Dongshaea marina genome contains:
- the rsmB gene encoding 16S rRNA (cytosine(967)-C(5))-methyltransferase RsmB; this encodes MKTRAEAARVIHSVIHQGQSLSNALPRAQAKVGARNRALLQELCFGTLRWYGRLDAIAAQLLKKPLKGKQRILHSLILVGLYQLLYTRVPDHAAVTETVNASKLVNFATLRGLVNGVLRNFMRNRDELCESTDQNPNARLSHPQWLSNRIRQAYPEQWQDILEANNQKPPMWIRVNTAKVSRSDWLEQLTEQQLEGESSELASSAVQLAQATDVEKLPGFSEGRCSVQDAAAQMAALLLEAAPGELILDACAAPGGKTIHILESQPQLKQMVAVDSEADRLERLQENLGRSCYQAKVLQGDASKPQQWWQGEAFDRILLDAPCSATGVIRRHPDIRWLRRDTDIDELVKLQASILDAMWQQLKPGGTLLYATCSILPQENSLQIELFLERTDDARLCPLPQQSDPKAIGWQILPGEQGMDGFYYAKLQKMEA
- the trkA gene encoding Trk system potassium transporter TrkA, with the translated sequence MKITILGAGQVGGTLAEHLVNANNDITLVDTDMDRLRELLNRYDLRVVCGHAANPEVLRDAGARDADMLVAVTNSDDTNMVACQIAQTLFHTPKKISRIRSESILKEQEQLFRSDAIPIDHVIAPEQLVTDHIRRLIEYPGALQIAHFAEGKASLVAVRAYYGGSLIGRPIAALREHLPNIDTRIVALFRQGRPISPRGTTVVEADDEIYFVCSTSHIRAVISEFQRLERGYRQIMIVGGGHIGANLAHLLESRYTVKLIEQDPDRSELLSEQLQSSTILCGDAADQSLLSEEHIEQVDMFIAVTNQDEANIMSSMLAKKNGVRRAIALIQNQAYLQLVQDDVIDITISPQQATISELLSHVRRADIDAVFSLRNGTAEAFEAVAHGDSNTSKVVGRAIGKIKLPHGATIGAVIRHKKVLIAHDDIIIEPEDRLLLFLIDSGCIAEVEQLFQPSALYI
- the pssA gene encoding CDP-diacylglycerol--serine O-phosphatidyltransferase codes for the protein MNLSGHSRRLLNSYPQLAVDAQSYQVLYSTKAFKERILELIAAATQRIYIVALYLEDDDAGREILRALFEAKQQRPNLDVRVFVDFHRAQRGLIGQKECAGNRQMYQQMAAEYQHPIDICGVPVKSRELFGVLHLKGFVFDNTVLYSGASLNDVYLHQSSKYRFDRYHQIGSQPLADCMANFVLRHFSENPAVRSLNDTQIPTAKQLKKEIKEFRQQMRRAHYQFQAEAVTQGEFGITPLAGMGKRGNHLNKLIRHLIRSARQEIFICTPYFNLPRPLAKEICKKMRQGIKVTLVVGDKTANDFYIQPGEKFTTIGGLPYFYETYLRRFAQANEHFIQQGLLNIMLWKHDENSYHLKGMFVDQDLALITGNNLNPRAWGMDLENGILIQDPQKLLADEFAKEKEAILQHCSRIDSFDQLEQISDYPDEVQRLLKKIIKMQAHHIIKRIV